From Bradyrhizobium symbiodeficiens, the proteins below share one genomic window:
- a CDS encoding TetR/AcrR family transcriptional regulator — protein MRAADRERAIVDEAVRFFAERGFEGQTRELAKRMGITHSAIYRHFPSKEALIERVYQEVYLSRWSPDWAPMIRDRSLSLEVRLTRFYLDYVERVFEYNWVRIFVFSGMKSFGITGRYLDIVRREIIEPAATELRHELRLPDAKAHSLSERETELFWGLHGRIFYLAIRKFIYETPIPADLDAIVRDAVQTFMDGAKTTMPKLLVSG, from the coding sequence ATGCGCGCGGCCGACCGCGAGCGCGCGATCGTGGACGAGGCTGTCCGCTTCTTCGCCGAGCGCGGCTTCGAGGGCCAGACCCGCGAGCTCGCCAAGCGCATGGGCATCACGCATTCGGCGATCTATCGCCACTTCCCCAGCAAGGAAGCGTTGATCGAGCGGGTCTACCAGGAGGTCTATCTCAGCCGCTGGTCGCCGGATTGGGCTCCGATGATCCGCGATCGTTCATTGTCACTCGAAGTGAGGCTCACGCGGTTCTATCTCGACTATGTCGAGCGCGTGTTCGAGTACAATTGGGTGCGGATCTTCGTGTTCTCCGGCATGAAGTCGTTCGGCATCACCGGCCGCTATCTCGACATCGTCCGCCGCGAGATCATCGAGCCGGCGGCGACCGAACTGCGCCACGAGCTCAGGCTGCCCGACGCGAAGGCGCATTCATTGAGCGAGCGCGAGACCGAGCTGTTCTGGGGGCTGCACGGCCGCATCTTCTATCTCGCGATCCGCAAGTTCATCTACGAGACGCCGATCCCGGCCGATCTCGACGCCATCGTCCGCGACGCCGTCCAGACCTTCATGGACGGCGCGAAGACGACGATGCCGAAACTGCTCGTAAGCGGCTAA
- the hutU gene encoding urocanate hydratase, whose product MNRRLDNDRTIRAPRGSEISAKSWLTEAPLRMLMNNLDPDVAERPSELVVYGGIGRAARDWESFDRIVAALRKLEGDQTLLVQSGKPVGVFRTHADAPRVLIANSNIVPHWATLDHFNELDRKGLMMYGQMTAGSWIYIGSQGIVQGTYETFVEVGRRHYGGSLAGKWILTAGLGGMGGAQPLAATMAGASMLAVECQPSRIEMRLRTGYLDRQAATLDEALAIMEEAAKTKKAVSVGLLGNAAEIFPELVRRRVKPDIVTDQTSAHDPINGYLPKGWTLAEWEAKRSSDPKAVERASKTSMVEHVQAMLDFHAQGIPTLDYGNNIRQMAQDMGLKNAFDFPGFVPAYIRPLFCRGVGPFRWAALSGDPEDIFKTDAKVKELMPDDKHLHNWLDMAKARIKFQGLPARICWVGLGDRHRLGLAFNEMVARGELKAPIVIGRDHLDSGSVASPNRETEAMKDGSDAVSDWPLLNALLNCASGATWVSLHHGGGVGIGYSQHAGMVIVADGTPEAAKRIERVLWNDPASGVMRHADAGYETAIDCARDKGLDLPSLSK is encoded by the coding sequence ATGAACCGCCGACTGGACAATGACCGCACCATCCGCGCGCCCCGTGGCAGCGAGATCAGCGCCAAGAGCTGGCTGACGGAAGCGCCGCTGCGCATGCTGATGAACAATCTCGACCCTGACGTCGCGGAGCGCCCGAGCGAGCTCGTGGTCTATGGCGGCATCGGCCGCGCCGCGCGCGACTGGGAGAGCTTCGACCGGATCGTTGCGGCCTTGCGCAAGCTCGAAGGCGACCAGACGCTGCTGGTGCAGTCCGGAAAGCCGGTCGGCGTGTTCCGTACCCATGCCGACGCGCCGCGCGTGTTGATCGCAAACTCCAACATCGTGCCGCATTGGGCGACGCTCGATCATTTCAACGAGCTCGATCGCAAGGGCCTGATGATGTACGGGCAGATGACGGCGGGCTCCTGGATCTATATCGGCAGCCAGGGCATCGTGCAGGGCACCTACGAGACCTTCGTCGAAGTCGGCCGTCGCCACTATGGCGGCAGCCTTGCCGGCAAGTGGATTCTCACTGCTGGCCTCGGCGGCATGGGCGGAGCGCAGCCGCTGGCTGCGACCATGGCCGGCGCTTCGATGCTCGCGGTCGAATGCCAGCCGAGCCGCATCGAAATGCGCCTGCGTACCGGATATCTCGACCGCCAGGCCGCGACGCTCGACGAAGCGCTCGCTATCATGGAAGAGGCTGCCAAGACGAAGAAGGCCGTCTCGGTCGGCCTGCTCGGCAATGCCGCGGAGATCTTCCCGGAGTTGGTGCGCCGTCGCGTCAAGCCCGACATCGTCACCGACCAGACCAGCGCGCATGATCCGATCAACGGCTACTTGCCGAAAGGCTGGACGCTCGCCGAGTGGGAGGCCAAGCGTAGCTCCGATCCGAAAGCCGTTGAGCGTGCCTCCAAGACCTCGATGGTCGAGCACGTCCAGGCCATGCTGGATTTCCATGCGCAAGGAATCCCCACGCTCGACTACGGCAACAACATCCGCCAGATGGCGCAGGACATGGGCCTGAAGAACGCCTTTGATTTCCCGGGCTTCGTTCCTGCTTATATCCGGCCGTTGTTCTGCCGCGGCGTCGGGCCGTTCCGCTGGGCAGCGCTCTCGGGCGATCCCGAGGACATCTTCAAGACCGACGCCAAGGTCAAGGAGCTGATGCCCGACGACAAGCATCTGCACAATTGGCTCGACATGGCGAAGGCGCGCATCAAATTTCAGGGCCTGCCGGCGCGGATCTGCTGGGTCGGGCTTGGCGATCGCCATCGCCTCGGCCTCGCCTTCAACGAGATGGTGGCGCGCGGTGAATTGAAAGCGCCGATCGTGATCGGGCGCGACCATCTCGACAGCGGCTCGGTGGCGAGCCCCAACCGCGAGACCGAGGCGATGAAGGACGGCTCGGATGCGGTGTCCGACTGGCCGTTGCTCAACGCGCTGCTCAATTGCGCCAGCGGCGCGACCTGGGTCTCGCTGCACCACGGCGGCGGCGTCGGCATCGGCTATTCCCAGCACGCCGGGATGGTGATCGTCGCCGATGGCACGCCGGAGGCCGCCAAGCGGATCGAGCGCGTGCTGTGGAACGATCCCGCCAGCGGCGTCATGCGTCATGCCGATGCCGGCTACGAGACGGCGATCGACTGCGCCCGCGACAAGGGCCTCGATCTGCCGAGCCTGTCGAAATAG
- the hutH gene encoding histidine ammonia-lyase — MTSQGAAIVVTPGTVSLDDLARVLEGAPVVLDPSYWPRVEAAAAIVAKAARADAPVYGINTGFGKLASKRIPPDQTALLQRNLIVSHCCGVGPATPEPIVRLTMALKIVSLGRGASGVRREVIEQLQEMLVRGVYPLVPQQGSVGASGDLAPLAHMTAVMIGEGQAFVDGTIVSGSEALAAAGLAPLTLGPKEGLALINGTQFSTAYAVSGVLRAFGLARAALVTGALSVDAAMASTAPFRPEIQALRGHPGQIAAAATLMALLEGSDIRLSHLEGDERVQDPYCLRCQPQVAGAALDLITQAARTLIVEANAVTDNPLVLVETGEIVSGGNFHAEPVAFAADAIALALSEIGAISERRIATLVDPALNFGLPPFLTPDPGINSGFMIAEVTAAALYAENKQRASACSIDSTPTSANQEDHVSMAAHAARRLSDMADNLAAILGIELLVAAQGITLRAPHATSAPLVAVIARLREQVPALGADRYMAGDLAQAAALIEADALPAATLAKLSIDPFPRLS; from the coding sequence GTGACGAGCCAAGGCGCAGCGATCGTCGTCACGCCGGGAACGGTCAGCCTCGACGATCTCGCACGCGTGCTTGAAGGCGCGCCTGTCGTTCTCGATCCATCATATTGGCCACGGGTCGAGGCTGCCGCGGCGATCGTTGCGAAAGCCGCGCGGGCGGACGCTCCCGTCTACGGCATCAACACCGGGTTCGGAAAGCTGGCCTCGAAGCGAATTCCGCCCGACCAGACTGCGCTGCTCCAGCGCAATCTGATCGTGTCGCATTGCTGCGGCGTCGGCCCGGCGACGCCGGAGCCGATCGTTCGGCTGACGATGGCGCTGAAGATCGTCTCGCTCGGGCGCGGCGCCTCCGGCGTACGCCGCGAGGTGATCGAGCAGTTGCAGGAGATGTTGGTGCGAGGCGTCTATCCGCTGGTGCCGCAGCAGGGCTCGGTCGGCGCCTCCGGTGATCTTGCACCGCTCGCGCACATGACCGCCGTGATGATCGGCGAGGGGCAGGCGTTCGTTGATGGGACAATCGTGTCCGGCAGCGAGGCGCTCGCCGCCGCCGGTCTCGCGCCACTGACACTCGGCCCCAAGGAGGGTCTCGCGCTGATCAACGGCACGCAATTCTCGACCGCCTACGCCGTATCAGGTGTACTCCGGGCATTCGGCCTGGCGCGTGCCGCGCTGGTGACCGGCGCCTTGTCGGTCGACGCGGCGATGGCGTCGACCGCGCCATTCCGCCCCGAAATCCAGGCCCTGCGTGGTCATCCCGGCCAGATCGCCGCGGCCGCGACGCTGATGGCGCTGCTGGAGGGCAGCGACATCCGCCTGTCGCATCTCGAAGGCGACGAGCGTGTGCAGGATCCCTATTGCCTGCGCTGCCAGCCGCAGGTGGCAGGCGCCGCGCTCGACCTGATCACGCAGGCCGCGCGCACGCTGATCGTCGAGGCCAACGCCGTCACCGACAATCCGCTGGTGCTGGTCGAGACCGGCGAGATCGTCTCGGGCGGCAACTTCCACGCCGAGCCGGTGGCGTTTGCCGCCGATGCCATCGCGCTGGCGCTGTCGGAGATCGGTGCGATCAGCGAGCGGCGCATCGCGACGCTGGTGGATCCCGCGCTGAATTTCGGCCTGCCGCCGTTCCTGACGCCGGATCCCGGCATCAACTCCGGCTTCATGATCGCGGAGGTGACGGCCGCCGCGCTCTACGCCGAGAACAAGCAGCGCGCTTCTGCCTGCTCGATCGATTCGACGCCGACCAGCGCCAACCAGGAAGATCACGTCTCGATGGCGGCGCACGCCGCGCGGCGCTTGTCCGACATGGCCGACAATCTCGCCGCCATCCTCGGCATCGAGCTGCTGGTCGCCGCCCAAGGCATCACGCTGCGCGCACCGCATGCGACCAGCGCGCCGCTCGTCGCGGTCATCGCGAGGCTTCGCGAGCAGGTGCCCGCACTCGGGGCCGACCGCTACATGGCCGGCGATCTCGCCCAAGCCGCCGCGTTGATCGAGGCTGATGCGCTGCCGGCCGCAACGCTTGCCAAGCTTTCAATCGATCCGTTTCCAAGACTGAGCTGA
- the hutI gene encoding imidazolonepropionase, which produces MAERFDRIWHNARLATMRADRPDLGEIEHGVIAARGGHIVYAGAAADFPVDADAIKRTDCEGRWITPGLVDCHTHLVYGGNRAHEFELRLKGASYEEIARAGGGIVSTVAATRKASEAELVASALPRLDALIGEGATTVEIKSGYGLDTETEMRQLAAARSISRQRPVAIRTSFLGAHALPPEADGDKDRYIDLVCNEMLPAVAKAGLADAVDAFMEGIAFSAEQTARVFETARALGLPVKLHADQLSNLGGAALAAKFSALSADHLEHTDEAGAAAMAKAGTVAVLLPGAFYFIRETQKPPVEAFRKHGVPMALATDCNPGSSPLTSLLLAMNMGATLFRMNVVECLAGITREGARALGVLGETGTLEAGKWCDLAIWDIERPAELVYRIGFNPLHRRVWRGQ; this is translated from the coding sequence ATGGCAGAGCGCTTCGACCGGATCTGGCACAATGCCCGGCTCGCCACGATGCGGGCTGATCGGCCCGACCTCGGCGAGATCGAGCATGGCGTGATCGCCGCGCGCGGCGGCCATATCGTCTATGCGGGCGCGGCGGCGGACTTTCCTGTTGATGCCGACGCGATCAAGCGAACGGACTGCGAGGGCCGCTGGATCACGCCGGGCCTCGTGGATTGCCACACCCATCTCGTCTATGGCGGCAACCGCGCGCACGAATTCGAGCTGCGCCTGAAGGGCGCGAGCTACGAGGAGATCGCACGCGCCGGCGGCGGCATCGTCTCCACGGTGGCCGCGACGCGCAAGGCGAGCGAGGCCGAACTCGTCGCGAGCGCCCTGCCGCGGTTGGATGCGTTGATCGGCGAGGGCGCAACCACGGTCGAGATCAAATCCGGCTACGGCCTCGACACCGAGACGGAGATGCGGCAGCTCGCGGCCGCGCGCAGCATCAGTCGTCAGCGGCCGGTCGCGATCCGCACCTCCTTCCTCGGTGCGCACGCGCTGCCGCCCGAGGCCGATGGCGACAAGGATCGCTACATCGATCTCGTCTGCAACGAGATGCTGCCGGCCGTCGCAAAGGCCGGACTTGCCGATGCCGTCGACGCCTTCATGGAAGGCATCGCGTTCTCGGCTGAGCAGACGGCGCGCGTATTCGAGACGGCGCGGGCGCTCGGGCTGCCGGTCAAGCTGCATGCCGATCAGCTCTCGAACCTCGGCGGTGCTGCGCTCGCCGCAAAATTCTCGGCGCTGTCGGCCGATCATCTCGAGCATACCGACGAAGCCGGCGCCGCTGCGATGGCAAAAGCCGGCACGGTCGCCGTGCTGCTGCCCGGCGCGTTCTACTTCATCCGCGAGACGCAGAAGCCGCCGGTCGAGGCGTTCCGCAAGCACGGTGTTCCCATGGCGCTCGCAACCGACTGCAATCCCGGCAGCTCGCCGCTGACGTCGCTGCTGCTCGCGATGAACATGGGCGCGACGCTGTTCCGGATGAATGTCGTCGAGTGCCTCGCCGGAATCACCCGTGAAGGCGCGCGAGCGCTGGGCGTGCTCGGTGAGACCGGAACGCTGGAAGCCGGTAAATGGTGCGACCTCGCGATCTGGGACATCGAGCGGCCCGCAGAACTGGTCTACCGCATCGGCTTCAATCCGCTGCATCGCCGGGTGTGGAGGGGACAGTGA
- a CDS encoding formimidoylglutamate deiminase: protein MSRLHFASALLPSGWANDVQVVITAGAIAAVTAGVQPAAGDERHAIAVPGLASLHSHAFQRGMAGLAELRGDSTDTFWTWRETMYRFALAMTPDDVAAVATLLYVEMLEQGFTRVGEFHYLHHDRDGAPYADPAEMAARIAQAAEASGIALTLLPSFYAHGSFGGAAPHDGQRRFICSVDRFAELMIASRKAISALPGANIGIAPHSLRAVTPDELAAIIPLAEGGPVHIHAAEQVQEVEDCLAWSGRRPVQWLLEHAPVDRRWCIIHATHTTGEEVVAFAKSGAVAGLCPITEASLGDGIFPAREFLGAGGTFGVGTDSNVLVGVADELRQLEYGQRLTHRERNVLSSGAGRSTGRTLFDHALAGGAQALAEPTVGLVPGARADIVTLDTAHPSLSGRVGDAAIDGWIFAASSGAIDCVWSGGHKVVEAGHHRLRQTARERFNAAVRRLVA, encoded by the coding sequence ATGTCCCGACTGCATTTCGCCTCCGCGCTCCTGCCTTCGGGCTGGGCCAATGACGTGCAGGTGGTGATTACCGCCGGCGCGATCGCGGCGGTGACGGCGGGCGTGCAGCCAGCTGCCGGCGACGAGCGCCACGCAATTGCGGTGCCGGGATTGGCGAGCCTGCACAGCCACGCCTTCCAGCGCGGCATGGCCGGCCTTGCCGAGCTGCGCGGCGACAGCACCGACACGTTCTGGACCTGGCGCGAGACGATGTATCGCTTCGCCCTCGCAATGACGCCCGATGACGTCGCCGCCGTTGCGACGCTGCTCTATGTCGAGATGCTGGAGCAAGGTTTTACCCGCGTCGGCGAATTCCATTACCTGCACCATGATCGCGACGGCGCGCCCTATGCCGATCCCGCCGAGATGGCCGCGCGGATCGCGCAGGCGGCCGAGGCCTCCGGCATTGCCCTGACATTGCTGCCGAGTTTCTATGCGCACGGCTCTTTCGGCGGCGCAGCGCCTCATGACGGCCAGCGCCGCTTCATCTGCTCGGTCGATCGGTTCGCTGAGCTCATGATCGCCTCGCGCAAGGCCATCAGCGCATTGCCCGGCGCCAATATCGGCATCGCGCCGCACAGTTTGCGCGCGGTGACGCCGGACGAGCTCGCAGCGATCATTCCCCTCGCCGAGGGCGGCCCGGTGCATATCCATGCCGCCGAGCAGGTGCAGGAAGTCGAGGACTGCCTCGCCTGGTCGGGGCGACGACCGGTGCAATGGCTGCTGGAGCATGCGCCCGTCGACCGGCGCTGGTGCATCATTCACGCGACACACACGACGGGTGAGGAAGTCGTCGCGTTCGCAAAGTCTGGCGCGGTCGCGGGTCTCTGCCCCATCACCGAAGCGAGCCTCGGCGACGGCATCTTCCCGGCGCGCGAATTTCTCGGCGCGGGCGGTACGTTCGGCGTCGGCACCGATTCCAACGTGCTGGTCGGCGTCGCCGACGAACTGCGCCAACTCGAATATGGCCAGCGGCTGACCCATCGCGAGCGCAACGTACTCTCCAGCGGCGCGGGCCGTTCCACCGGTCGCACATTATTCGACCATGCTCTTGCGGGCGGCGCGCAAGCACTGGCCGAGCCGACGGTCGGCCTCGTCCCTGGCGCGCGGGCCGACATCGTCACGCTCGACACGGCGCATCCTTCGCTATCGGGGCGCGTCGGCGACGCAGCCATTGACGGCTGGATCTTTGCCGCGAGCAGTGGCGCGATCGATTGCGTCTGGTCCGGCGGCCACAAGGTGGTCGAAGCCGGGCACCACAGATTGCGCCAGACCGCGCGCGAGCGCTTCAACGCGGCGGTGCGGAGGCTCGTCGCATGA
- the hutC gene encoding histidine utilization repressor — MSLATDAADQPTLYKRIRDDIEKRILTGEWPPGHRIPFEHELVARYGCSRMTVNKALSELAQADLIERRRRAGSFVRRPQHQSAVLKIADIRAEITALGRAYGYELIHRKLRAATAADRDRLGVRKAGKVVAITCRHSADKVPFAIEDRLIDLSSVPDAATADFSREPPGSWLLHHVPWTEAEHTISAVVADEPTADALAIAVGAPCLVIDRYTWRSARTITAVRLLYPGDSHRLVARFKGG; from the coding sequence ATGAGCCTCGCCACCGACGCGGCCGACCAGCCGACGCTCTACAAGCGCATCCGCGACGACATTGAAAAACGCATCCTGACCGGCGAATGGCCGCCGGGCCACCGCATTCCGTTCGAGCACGAGTTGGTCGCGCGCTACGGCTGCTCGCGCATGACCGTGAACAAGGCGCTGTCTGAGCTCGCGCAGGCGGATTTGATCGAGCGGCGGCGGCGCGCCGGCTCGTTCGTGCGCCGGCCGCAGCATCAGTCTGCGGTGCTCAAGATCGCCGACATACGCGCCGAGATCACCGCGCTCGGGCGCGCTTACGGCTATGAGCTGATCCATCGCAAGCTGCGCGCCGCGACCGCGGCCGACCGTGACCGTCTCGGCGTGCGGAAGGCCGGTAAGGTGGTCGCGATCACCTGCCGGCACAGCGCCGACAAGGTACCGTTCGCCATCGAGGACAGGCTGATCGATTTGTCGTCCGTGCCCGACGCCGCCACGGCTGATTTCTCGCGCGAGCCGCCAGGGTCCTGGCTGCTTCATCATGTCCCATGGACAGAAGCCGAGCACACGATCAGCGCCGTCGTTGCGGACGAGCCCACGGCGGACGCGCTGGCGATCGCGGTCGGCGCGCCCTGTCTCGTGATCGACCGCTACACCTGGCGCAGCGCGCGCACCATCACCGCCGTGCGCCTGCTCTATCCCGGTGACTCTCACCGCCTTGTCGCGCGATTCAAGGGAGGTTGA
- a CDS encoding ABC transporter substrate-binding protein — protein MRSSTIFATIIAFAAATPALADDVKVGVGISGWTGFAPLTLAKEAGIFKKNGLDVSIKKIPQKDRHLAIASGDIQCAATTVETWISWNANGVATKQIFQLDKSFGADGMAVRNDVAAIKDLKGKTVAASAPGTSPYFALAWMLKKNGLTVKDVTVVNLEPAAAAQAFVSGQNDAAMTYEPYLSTVRAAPDKGKIIATTLDYPMVMDTFGCTPKFLSENPKAAKALADSYFEALDMIAKDQAKAYEIMGADVKQSGEQFGNSAKYLRWQDKAANQKFFAGDFLTFNKEAAELLLEIGIIKAAPKVEDLFDASFIK, from the coding sequence ATGCGTAGTTCGACGATATTTGCGACAATCATTGCTTTCGCGGCCGCCACTCCCGCGCTCGCCGACGACGTCAAGGTCGGCGTCGGCATCTCCGGCTGGACCGGCTTCGCGCCGCTGACGCTGGCGAAGGAAGCCGGCATCTTCAAGAAGAACGGCCTCGACGTCAGCATCAAGAAGATCCCGCAGAAGGACCGGCATCTCGCCATTGCGTCCGGCGACATCCAGTGCGCCGCGACCACGGTCGAGACCTGGATCTCCTGGAACGCCAATGGCGTTGCGACCAAGCAGATCTTCCAGCTCGACAAGAGCTTCGGCGCAGACGGCATGGCCGTGCGCAACGACGTCGCCGCGATCAAGGACCTCAAGGGCAAGACCGTCGCCGCCTCCGCGCCCGGCACCTCGCCCTATTTCGCGCTGGCCTGGATGCTCAAGAAGAACGGCCTCACGGTGAAGGACGTCACCGTCGTCAACCTCGAGCCGGCGGCCGCCGCGCAGGCCTTCGTCTCCGGCCAGAACGACGCCGCGATGACCTATGAGCCTTATCTGTCGACGGTGCGCGCCGCGCCCGACAAGGGCAAGATCATCGCGACCACGCTGGACTACCCGATGGTCATGGACACCTTTGGCTGCACGCCGAAATTCCTGAGCGAGAATCCCAAGGCCGCCAAGGCGCTTGCCGACAGCTATTTCGAGGCGCTCGACATGATCGCCAAGGACCAGGCCAAGGCCTACGAGATCATGGGCGCCGACGTGAAGCAGAGCGGCGAGCAGTTCGGCAACTCGGCAAAGTATCTGCGCTGGCAGGACAAGGCCGCCAACCAGAAATTCTTCGCGGGCGACTTCCTGACCTTCAACAAGGAGGCCGCCGAGCTCCTGCTCGAGATCGGCATCATCAAGGCCGCTCCGAAGGTCGAGGACCTCTTCGACGCCAGCTTCATCAAGTAA
- a CDS encoding ABC transporter permease: protein MRPLDPVTSKQRVAYGFAFFVVFVALWSWATFGGHVSKVFLANPLTMVQEGVDLIARQGFLYDIGMTIWRVVGGFTLAAIIAVPIGVLMGAYKPVEAFLEPFVSFARYLPASAFIPLLILWAGIGELQKLLVIFIGSVFQVILMIAVTVGSTRRDLVEAAYTLGAKDRGIIRRVLLPSSAPEIAEILRLVLGWAWTYVIVAELIGSSSGIGHMITDSQALLNTGQIIFGIIVIGLIGLLSDFMFKAFNAWLFPWRLA, encoded by the coding sequence ATGCGCCCTCTGGATCCCGTGACATCGAAGCAACGTGTGGCCTATGGCTTTGCGTTCTTCGTGGTGTTCGTTGCCCTCTGGTCATGGGCGACCTTCGGCGGCCATGTGTCGAAAGTGTTCCTCGCCAATCCGCTGACCATGGTGCAGGAAGGCGTCGACCTGATCGCCAGGCAGGGTTTCCTGTACGACATCGGCATGACCATCTGGCGCGTCGTAGGAGGCTTTACTCTCGCCGCCATCATCGCAGTGCCGATCGGAGTGCTGATGGGCGCCTACAAGCCCGTCGAAGCCTTCCTCGAACCGTTCGTCTCCTTCGCGCGATATCTGCCCGCCTCCGCTTTCATCCCGCTGCTGATCCTGTGGGCCGGCATCGGCGAACTGCAGAAGCTGCTCGTCATCTTCATCGGCTCGGTGTTCCAGGTCATCCTGATGATCGCCGTGACGGTCGGCTCGACGCGGCGCGATCTGGTCGAGGCGGCCTATACACTCGGCGCCAAGGACCGCGGCATCATCCGGCGTGTGCTGCTGCCCTCCTCCGCGCCCGAGATCGCGGAGATCCTGCGGCTGGTGCTGGGCTGGGCCTGGACCTATGTCATCGTTGCCGAGCTGATCGGCTCGTCCTCGGGCATCGGTCACATGATCACCGACAGCCAGGCGCTGCTCAACACCGGCCAGATCATTTTCGGCATCATCGTGATCGGGCTGATCGGGCTGCTCTCGGACTTCATGTTCAAGGCGTTCAACGCCTGGCTGTTCCCGTGGAGGCTCGCATGA
- a CDS encoding ABC transporter ATP-binding protein, translated as MTILKVEQVSRTFPARHGNAPTKALEPTDLVIGNNDFVTILGPSGCGKSTLLRIVAGLDRPTGGRVTLDGREVTGPGADRGMVFQSYTLFPWLTVRENIAFGLRERGVSEADRHRIADAFIRQVGLSGFENHWPKQLSGGMQQRTAIARALANDPKILLLDEPFGALDNQTRALMQEMLLGIWERDQKTVLFVTHDIEEAIFLGSRVIVMSARPGRIKAEITVDLPHPRSYKIKTTPEFVQLKERLVEEIRTEALKVTEHA; from the coding sequence ATGACGATCCTCAAGGTCGAGCAGGTCTCGCGCACCTTCCCCGCGCGCCACGGCAACGCACCGACCAAGGCGCTGGAGCCGACCGATCTCGTCATCGGCAACAACGATTTCGTCACCATTCTCGGTCCGTCCGGATGCGGAAAGTCCACGCTGCTGCGCATCGTTGCCGGCCTCGATCGTCCGACCGGCGGACGCGTCACGCTCGACGGCCGCGAGGTGACGGGTCCGGGCGCCGATCGCGGCATGGTGTTCCAGTCCTACACGCTGTTCCCCTGGCTCACTGTGCGCGAGAATATCGCGTTCGGCCTGCGCGAGCGCGGCGTCTCCGAGGCGGACCGCCACAGAATCGCTGACGCCTTCATCCGCCAGGTCGGTTTGTCCGGCTTCGAGAACCATTGGCCCAAGCAGCTCTCCGGCGGCATGCAGCAGCGCACCGCGATCGCGCGCGCGCTCGCCAACGACCCCAAGATCCTGCTCCTCGACGAGCCCTTCGGCGCGCTCGACAACCAGACCCGCGCCTTGATGCAGGAGATGCTGCTGGGGATCTGGGAGCGCGACCAGAAGACCGTGCTGTTCGTGACCCACGACATCGAAGAAGCGATCTTCCTCGGCAGCCGCGTCATCGTCATGAGCGCGCGGCCAGGCCGCATCAAGGCCGAGATCACAGTGGACCTGCCGCATCCGCGCTCCTACAAGATCAAGACCACGCCGGAATTCGTCCAGCTCAAGGAACGGCTGGTCGAGGAAATCCGTACCGAGGCGCTGAAGGTTACCGAGCATGCCTGA